One Nicotiana tomentosiformis chromosome 4, ASM39032v3, whole genome shotgun sequence genomic window carries:
- the LOC138909935 gene encoding uncharacterized protein, with translation MRVEGIQDGDARPVVMLSPVGLRQLHAVIIDIVPVCHRDISVLFDPGSTYSYVPSYFASNLDMYRDSLSTPVYVSIPIGNSIAVDRVYHSWLVTIGVYKTGVDLLLLNMVNFDVNLDMDWLSPNHAILDCHTKTMMLAIPRLPMLEWRGSLGDVPWRVVSFLKAQRMAEKGYLSYLAFMRDVITDTPTIELVPIVREFPVDLLGMPLDRDIDFDIDLVPCTQPISIPPYRMALVELKELTKKL, from the coding sequence atgcgggtagagggcATCCAAGATGGGGATGCCAGGCCCGTTGTTATGCTTTCCCCGGTAGGACTGAGGCAACTGCATGCTGTCATCATAgatattgttccggtctgtcacaGAGAtatatcagttttatttgatccgggttccacttattcgtatgtgccatcctattttgcttcaaatTTGGATATGTATCGTGATTCTTtaagtactcctgtttatgtgtctattcCTATTGGGAATTCTATTGCGGTAGACCGGGTCTATCATTCTTGGTTGGTCACTATTGGGGTTTATAAGACTGGGGTTGACCTTCTATTACTCAATATGGTGAATTTTGATGTGAATTTggacatggattggttgtcacctaatcacgctattcttgattgtcacactaagaccatgATGTTGGCTATACCGAGGTTGCCGatgttggagtggaggggttcatTGGGTGATGTTCCTTGGAGGGTGGTGTCTTTTTTGAAGGCACAACGGATGGCTGAGAAGGGGTACTTGTCATACTTAGCCTTTATGAGGGATGTTAttactgatactcctaccattgagttagTTCCTATAGTGAGAGAGTTTCCAGTAGACCTACTGGGCATGCCactcgatagggatattgattttgatattgatttggtgccgtgcactcagcccatctctattccaccatatcgcatggcactcgtggagttgaaggaattaacgAAAAAActttag